A window of the Synechococcus sp. JA-3-3Ab genome harbors these coding sequences:
- a CDS encoding RNA-guided endonuclease InsQ/TnpB family protein, with product MRISSPSCTASAVGSTDSENTGLQSRKIRIYPEPALAKVWKRWQAACRYCYNQAIAYQRQHGALKTARKLRDIILRSDLPEWVKDAPCHIKQNAVVEAWLAFRRSKDARFRSVRDRSHTLQFNAGNFRNGTWYPKLTRGLAFRASEEMPREWARGTELMRVKDRWYAIFPEPVNEQCSLAKGVIALDPGVRSFLTGFDGAGFVDIAKGDFGRIVRLCYHLDDLQSRLSKAPRPKRRRMRQAAFRLRERIRNLVDECHRKVAAFLTDNYRLIFLPTFESAKMVAKAGRKFGSKTARAMLTWAHYRFKQLLKFQAKKKNVVVVEVSEAYTSKTCTKCGHIHTKLGGAKVFRCPKCNHRLPRDWQGALGVMLRALRDTAFLFGLRPSSAVASASRSDNGNGQNAIASPLSSNAQQCSA from the coding sequence TTGAGGATATCCTCACCATCCTGCACTGCTTCAGCAGTCGGCTCTACGGACTCAGAAAATACCGGGCTGCAATCGAGAAAGATACGGATTTATCCGGAGCCAGCGCTGGCTAAAGTTTGGAAGCGGTGGCAAGCGGCGTGCCGGTACTGCTACAACCAAGCGATTGCCTATCAGCGCCAGCATGGTGCCCTAAAAACGGCCAGAAAGCTGCGGGACATCATCCTGCGCTCCGACCTGCCCGAGTGGGTGAAGGACGCCCCCTGCCACATCAAGCAGAACGCGGTCGTCGAGGCGTGGTTGGCGTTTCGCCGAAGCAAAGACGCGAGGTTTCGCAGTGTGCGGGACAGGTCGCATACGCTGCAATTCAACGCCGGCAACTTTCGCAATGGGACGTGGTATCCGAAACTCACCCGAGGCTTGGCGTTTCGTGCATCCGAGGAGATGCCCAGAGAATGGGCACGTGGAACTGAGCTAATGCGGGTGAAAGACAGATGGTATGCCATCTTTCCTGAGCCCGTGAACGAGCAGTGTTCGTTAGCAAAGGGGGTGATCGCACTTGATCCTGGAGTAAGAAGCTTCCTTACAGGGTTTGATGGGGCGGGCTTTGTAGATATCGCCAAGGGAGACTTTGGCAGGATCGTTCGGCTGTGCTACCACCTAGACGATCTGCAATCTAGGCTGAGTAAAGCACCGAGACCCAAGCGTAGGCGAATGCGGCAAGCGGCGTTTCGTCTGCGGGAGAGAATCAGGAACTTGGTGGACGAGTGCCATCGCAAGGTAGCGGCGTTCCTGACGGATAACTACCGATTGATATTCCTCCCCACTTTCGAGTCAGCCAAGATGGTTGCCAAGGCAGGGAGGAAGTTTGGTAGCAAGACAGCAAGGGCGATGCTCACCTGGGCGCACTACCGGTTCAAGCAGCTCCTGAAGTTTCAAGCCAAGAAGAAAAACGTGGTTGTCGTGGAAGTATCGGAAGCGTACACCAGCAAAACCTGTACCAAGTGCGGGCACATCCACACCAAGTTGGGTGGCGCAAAGGTGTTTAGATGCCCAAAGTGCAACCATAGGCTACCACGAGATTGGCAAGGCGCCCTGGGTGTTATGCTCAGGGCTTTGCGGGATACCGCCTTTCTGTTTGGACTCCGTCCGAGTAGCGCGGTCGCGTCAGCATCGCGTAGTGACAACGGAAACGGACAGAATGCTATCGCTTCACCGCTGAGCAGTAATGCTCAGCAGTGTTCAGCGTAA
- a CDS encoding SAM hydrolase/SAM-dependent halogenase family protein, with translation MKVISLLTDFGLQDPYVGILKGVIWGIAPQVQFIDLSHEIPPQDVAAARFALMTAYPHLPSETIHLAVVDPGVGSSRRAVAIQTQGGYLVGPDNGLFSGVLEQSPPLAAVELNRPRYWRTPSPSRTFHGRDIFAPVAAHLANGIPLAELGDPLDVAELVRWDWPPPQAEPDGGRGVIQSIDRFGNGITTLPGNWVEGRNWRAWIKGITIRSAATFAEGSEGELLALVGSSGWVEIAQNRGNASRTLDFKVGDEVRVQWDS, from the coding sequence ATGAAGGTCATTAGCCTACTCACTGATTTTGGTCTTCAGGATCCCTACGTGGGCATTCTGAAGGGGGTGATTTGGGGGATCGCGCCCCAGGTTCAGTTTATCGACCTTAGCCACGAAATCCCGCCTCAGGACGTGGCAGCGGCCCGTTTTGCCTTGATGACGGCCTATCCCCATTTACCTTCTGAAACCATTCACCTAGCGGTGGTAGATCCAGGGGTGGGGAGCAGCCGAAGGGCGGTGGCCATCCAAACCCAAGGAGGCTATTTGGTCGGCCCTGACAATGGCCTCTTCAGCGGCGTTCTGGAGCAATCCCCACCTCTAGCTGCTGTGGAACTCAACCGACCCCGCTATTGGCGCACCCCCTCCCCCAGCCGTACCTTTCACGGGCGGGATATTTTTGCCCCCGTGGCCGCCCACCTGGCCAACGGGATCCCCTTGGCAGAGTTGGGGGATCCCTTGGATGTGGCCGAGCTGGTTCGCTGGGACTGGCCGCCACCTCAGGCAGAACCCGACGGCGGCCGCGGCGTGATCCAGTCCATCGACCGCTTCGGCAACGGCATCACCACTCTCCCTGGCAACTGGGTAGAGGGCCGCAACTGGAGGGCCTGGATCAAGGGGATCACCATCCGCTCCGCCGCCACCTTTGCCGAGGGAAGCGAGGGCGAGCTGCTTGCCCTGGTGGGCAGCTCCGGCTGGGTGGAGATCGCGCAAAACCGGGGCAACGCCAGCCGCACCTTGGATTTCAAAGTAGGGGACGAGGTGCGCGTGCAGTGGGATAGCTAG
- a CDS encoding ABC transporter ATP-binding protein, with amino-acid sequence MADVAPVVTSALLTVQGLRVFLPSRTAGSQAECLGSPVVDGLSFQLGAGQVLGLVGESGSGKTITALTLMDLLPSSARVEGTILFQGPQGTVDWLRLDPRQRRRYRGSQIAMIFQEPSTALNPLYTCGQQLRETLRAHTSLPPAELRAQAIRLFEEVQLSPQMLERYPHQLSGGQIQRAAIACAIASNPKLLIADEPTTALDVTVQAEILRLLRDLQQQRQMAILFITHDLNLVAELADQVVVMCRGQAVEQGSVKQIFWDPQHPYTRGLLACRPPLERRLRRLPTVQDFQEKGGSLEERWQQLEIPAAEEEERLRQICSQPPLLQVRELRTHYAVRRGPLGRQVGEIRAVDGISFDLYPGETLGVVGESGCGKTTLGRTLLRLIRASSGQVIYDGEDWLRLPPRRLRRLRREIQLIFQDPAASLDPRMSVGASVMEPMVLHGMGRNAAERRARAQRLFERVGLDPEALDRLPHQFSGGQRQRICIARALASEPRLLVCDEAVSSLDVSVQAQVLNLLKDLQEELGLTYLFISHDLSVVKFMSDRILVMNRGRIEEIGPAAQIYRNPQQDYTRRLIAAIPKGDPKKRARQAG; translated from the coding sequence ATGGCCGATGTCGCTCCGGTTGTCACTTCTGCCCTTCTGACTGTTCAGGGGTTGCGGGTTTTCTTGCCCAGCCGCACTGCCGGCAGCCAGGCAGAATGCTTGGGATCCCCGGTGGTGGATGGGCTGTCCTTTCAACTGGGGGCCGGACAAGTCCTGGGCTTAGTGGGGGAATCCGGATCCGGCAAGACCATAACCGCCCTGACGCTGATGGACTTGCTGCCCAGCTCCGCTCGGGTGGAAGGCACCATTCTCTTCCAGGGCCCCCAGGGAACAGTGGACTGGCTGCGGCTGGATCCCCGGCAACGGCGGCGCTACCGCGGCTCCCAGATCGCCATGATCTTCCAAGAGCCGAGCACCGCCCTCAACCCCCTCTACACCTGTGGCCAGCAGTTGCGGGAAACCCTGAGGGCCCACACCTCCCTCCCCCCAGCGGAGCTCCGCGCCCAAGCCATCCGCCTGTTTGAGGAAGTGCAGCTTTCTCCCCAGATGCTGGAGCGCTATCCCCATCAGCTCTCCGGCGGCCAGATCCAGCGGGCGGCCATCGCCTGTGCCATCGCCTCTAACCCCAAGCTGTTGATTGCTGATGAGCCGACTACCGCCTTGGATGTAACGGTGCAAGCCGAGATCTTGCGCCTGCTCCGGGATCTGCAGCAGCAGCGACAGATGGCGATCCTCTTCATCACCCACGACCTCAATTTGGTGGCGGAATTGGCGGATCAGGTGGTGGTGATGTGCCGGGGCCAAGCCGTGGAACAAGGATCGGTGAAACAGATCTTTTGGGATCCCCAGCACCCCTACACCCGCGGCCTGCTGGCCTGTCGCCCACCGTTGGAGCGGCGGTTGCGGCGGCTGCCCACCGTCCAGGATTTCCAGGAAAAGGGGGGATCCCTCGAGGAGCGGTGGCAGCAACTGGAGATCCCAGCCGCCGAAGAGGAAGAACGGCTGCGCCAGATATGCAGCCAGCCCCCTCTGTTGCAGGTGCGGGAGTTGCGCACCCACTATGCCGTCCGTCGCGGGCCATTGGGCCGCCAGGTGGGCGAGATCCGAGCTGTGGACGGGATCAGCTTCGACCTGTATCCAGGCGAAACCCTGGGGGTGGTGGGCGAGTCCGGCTGCGGCAAAACCACCCTGGGGCGAACCCTGTTGCGTCTAATCCGCGCCAGTTCCGGCCAGGTAATCTACGACGGAGAAGACTGGCTCCGCCTGCCGCCTCGGCGCCTGCGCCGCTTGCGCCGCGAGATCCAGCTTATCTTTCAGGATCCGGCAGCCTCTTTGGATCCGCGCATGAGTGTGGGAGCCAGCGTCATGGAGCCGATGGTGCTGCACGGGATGGGGAGAAACGCCGCCGAGCGGCGAGCACGAGCCCAACGCCTGTTTGAACGAGTCGGGTTGGATCCCGAGGCGCTGGATCGTCTGCCCCACCAGTTTTCCGGCGGGCAGCGGCAGCGGATTTGCATCGCCCGCGCCCTGGCTTCGGAGCCGCGCCTGCTCGTCTGCGACGAGGCAGTGTCTTCCCTGGATGTCTCCGTACAGGCCCAGGTGCTGAACTTGCTCAAGGATCTGCAGGAGGAGCTGGGACTGACCTATCTGTTCATCTCCCACGACCTGAGCGTGGTCAAGTTCATGAGCGACCGCATTCTGGTCATGAACCGAGGCCGCATCGAAGAAATTGGCCCTGCCGCTCAGATCTACCGGAACCCGCAGCAGGACTATACCCGCCGCCTCATCGCCGCCATTCCCAAAGGGGATCCGAAAAAGCGTGCCCGCCAAGCCGGATGA
- a CDS encoding FIST signal transduction protein, which produces MQWVNALSQLPSLEAALRQVVEEAKAKLQVAQLKSALTRQVQAVGSGSLPGLLTGYVPSQPLRPNLGILFVSAAFASEYIRVLPLLSELLEVDVLIGCSGGGIVGGGHEIEEGPALSLSLAVLPDVALHPFYLRGNQLPDLDAPPSAWIDLVGVLPQSKPHFLLLADGFSSRISELLQGLDFAYPGAVKVGGLASGGRGPRGNALFLLDARTPTPRRELYREGTVGLALSGNVVLDAVVAQGCRPIGDPLRVTEAEGNVILSLEGRPPLAVLQDLAERLSPSDQRLARQALFIGLLMDEFKSEPTSGDFLIRVILGIDPRVGAIAIGDRVRPGQTVQFHLRDAQTSAEDLRWALSRYCAERNLQQSYPAERSSQPKPDPCGALMFSCLGRGKGLYGTPNFDSQRFRELLGELPLGGFFCNGEIGPVGGSTFLHGYTSCFGIFRPAR; this is translated from the coding sequence ATGCAGTGGGTGAACGCGCTCTCCCAGCTCCCTTCTCTGGAAGCGGCTCTGCGGCAGGTGGTGGAGGAAGCTAAGGCTAAGCTCCAGGTAGCCCAACTGAAGAGCGCCCTGACGCGACAGGTGCAGGCGGTGGGATCCGGCAGCCTGCCGGGGCTGCTCACCGGGTACGTCCCCTCTCAGCCGCTGCGGCCCAACTTGGGGATCCTGTTTGTGTCGGCGGCCTTTGCCAGCGAGTACATTCGCGTGCTGCCCCTGTTGTCGGAGCTGTTGGAGGTGGACGTTTTGATCGGCTGCTCCGGCGGCGGGATCGTGGGTGGGGGGCATGAAATTGAGGAGGGGCCGGCCCTGTCGCTGTCTTTGGCGGTGCTGCCGGATGTGGCCTTGCACCCTTTTTATTTGCGGGGAAACCAATTGCCCGACTTGGATGCACCTCCTTCGGCCTGGATAGACTTGGTTGGAGTTTTGCCGCAGAGCAAGCCCCATTTTCTGCTCTTGGCGGATGGATTTTCCTCTCGAATCTCTGAGCTGTTGCAAGGGCTGGATTTTGCCTATCCGGGGGCGGTCAAGGTAGGGGGATTGGCCAGTGGCGGCCGCGGCCCTCGCGGCAATGCTCTGTTTTTGCTGGATGCGCGTACCCCCACACCCCGGCGGGAGCTGTATCGGGAAGGCACGGTGGGGCTGGCCCTCTCCGGCAACGTGGTGCTAGATGCGGTGGTGGCTCAGGGATGTCGCCCGATTGGGGATCCCTTGCGCGTCACCGAAGCGGAGGGGAATGTGATCCTCAGCTTGGAGGGGCGTCCTCCTTTGGCGGTCTTACAGGATTTGGCCGAACGGCTCAGCCCATCGGATCAACGCTTGGCCCGCCAAGCTCTCTTCATCGGCCTGCTGATGGACGAGTTCAAATCCGAGCCGACGTCGGGAGATTTTCTCATTCGCGTGATCCTGGGCATCGATCCACGGGTGGGGGCGATCGCCATCGGGGATCGGGTGCGCCCCGGCCAGACGGTGCAGTTTCATCTGCGCGATGCCCAGACTTCGGCGGAAGATCTGCGGTGGGCCCTCAGCCGCTATTGTGCCGAGCGCAACCTACAGCAAAGCTACCCCGCAGAACGCTCCTCTCAACCCAAGCCGGATCCCTGTGGGGCGCTGATGTTCTCCTGCCTGGGACGAGGCAAGGGGCTGTACGGTACCCCCAACTTTGACTCGCAACGGTTTCGGGAATTGCTGGGAGAGCTACCCCTGGGGGGCTTTTTTTGCAACGGCGAGATCGGCCCGGTGGGGGGATCCACCTTTTTGCACGGCTACACCTCCTGCTTTGGGATCTTCCGGCCCGCCCGCTAA
- a CDS encoding IS607 family transposase, with the protein MARYVKPREAADYFGVCLHTLRRWEQKGWIKAIRTPSGRARRYDLDSYIRTPKKAKRVVLYARVSSRGQKSDLERQIARLVNLYPGAEVVGEVGGGLDFKRPKFLALLERVRAGDIGTIVVAHRDRLCRFGFEFVEWYCRQYGCEVLVLDDDHLSPQQELVEDILTILHCFSSRLYGLRKYRAAIEKDTDLSGASAG; encoded by the coding sequence ATGGCTAGGTATGTAAAACCGAGAGAAGCGGCGGATTATTTTGGGGTGTGTCTCCACACCTTGAGGCGATGGGAACAGAAGGGCTGGATCAAAGCAATACGTACTCCATCTGGTAGGGCAAGAAGGTATGACCTCGACAGCTACATCAGAACGCCAAAGAAAGCCAAACGAGTCGTTTTGTACGCCCGAGTCAGCAGTCGAGGGCAAAAGTCAGACTTGGAGAGACAGATTGCAAGACTGGTTAACCTCTATCCTGGAGCCGAAGTGGTCGGAGAGGTTGGCGGCGGTCTCGACTTCAAAAGACCAAAGTTCCTTGCCTTATTGGAACGAGTCCGTGCAGGAGATATCGGAACAATTGTGGTCGCTCACCGGGATCGACTCTGCCGGTTTGGATTTGAGTTCGTTGAGTGGTACTGCCGTCAATACGGGTGCGAAGTCTTGGTTCTCGATGACGATCACCTCTCTCCCCAGCAGGAACTGGTTGAGGATATCCTCACCATCCTGCACTGCTTCAGCAGTCGGCTCTACGGACTCAGAAAATACCGGGCTGCAATCGAGAAAGATACGGATTTATCCGGAGCCAGCGCTGGCTAA
- a CDS encoding response regulator transcription factor — MARILIIEDDPSILDILRINLELAGYEVVKATDGVRGQALALQVLPDLIILDLMLPQVDGLTVCQRLRREERTSEIPILMLTALGQTQDKIEGFNAGADDYLTKPFEVQELLVRVRALLRRADRIPQTAKHGEILTYGPLTLVPERFEAVWFGKTIKLTHLEFDLLHCLMQRHGQTVSPSEILQEVWGYEPDDDIETIRVHIRHLRTKLEPDPRHPQYIKTVYGAGYCLELPNIADPQPLQPELAKDSSSP; from the coding sequence ATGGCTCGCATACTCATCATTGAGGACGACCCTTCAATTCTGGATATTCTGCGTATCAATCTGGAGTTGGCGGGCTATGAGGTCGTGAAGGCCACCGATGGGGTACGCGGACAAGCACTGGCTCTGCAGGTTCTTCCGGATCTCATCATTCTCGACCTGATGCTGCCCCAGGTGGACGGCCTGACGGTTTGCCAGCGCTTGCGGCGGGAGGAGCGCACCAGCGAGATCCCGATCCTGATGCTCACCGCCCTCGGCCAAACCCAAGACAAGATTGAAGGCTTCAACGCTGGCGCCGACGACTACCTGACCAAACCCTTTGAGGTGCAGGAGCTGCTGGTGCGGGTGCGGGCCCTGCTGCGACGTGCCGATCGCATTCCCCAGACGGCCAAACACGGCGAGATCCTCACCTATGGCCCCCTCACCCTGGTGCCAGAGCGCTTCGAGGCGGTGTGGTTTGGCAAAACCATTAAGCTCACCCACCTGGAGTTTGACCTGCTCCACTGCCTGATGCAGCGGCACGGCCAGACAGTCTCCCCCAGCGAAATCCTGCAGGAAGTGTGGGGCTACGAGCCCGACGACGACATCGAGACCATTCGCGTCCACATCCGCCATCTGCGCACCAAGCTGGAGCCGGATCCGCGCCACCCCCAGTACATCAAAACTGTCTACGGGGCGGGCTACTGTCTGGAGCTGCCCAACATTGCCGATCCCCAGCCGCTGCAGCCGGAACTGGCAAAAGACTCCTCTTCCCCGTAA
- a CDS encoding Hsp20/alpha crystallin family protein, which yields MQLVYFTPILDVRVQQSTLDFPRQQSSGEHPRTFFPTPLQVWESGEAYIVQLWAPGANRERFHIEATAQQLSISGEIQLQGPEGAELRYQEVEPQPFQRTLKLAKSIQPEKVSAIYRDGILTLTLPKADAVRAVKVQIGTSTSAAEPETLTVESQPA from the coding sequence ATGCAATTGGTTTACTTCACCCCCATCCTCGATGTGCGCGTGCAGCAAAGCACCCTTGACTTCCCGAGGCAGCAGAGCTCTGGAGAGCACCCTCGCACTTTCTTCCCCACGCCATTACAGGTTTGGGAGAGCGGCGAAGCCTACATCGTCCAGTTGTGGGCGCCGGGGGCCAATCGGGAACGCTTCCACATCGAGGCCACAGCCCAGCAGCTCTCCATCAGCGGTGAGATCCAGCTTCAAGGCCCTGAAGGTGCTGAATTACGCTACCAAGAGGTGGAGCCTCAGCCTTTTCAACGCACCCTCAAGCTAGCCAAAAGCATTCAGCCGGAAAAAGTCTCGGCCATCTACCGGGATGGCATTCTCACCCTCACCCTGCCCAAGGCCGATGCCGTGCGGGCGGTCAAAGTTCAGATAGGAACCTCAACTTCCGCAGCTGAGCCGGAAACTTTAACGGTGGAAAGCCAGCCTGCCTAG
- a CDS encoding LysM peptidoglycan-binding domain-containing M23 family metallopeptidase — protein sequence MTFSDAQGRELDIHSAAVSTLSPPKDPAGIPTAQERAAEGGEPALLSAPSRLRWAGLALSLSLTGLVWLLKLEADPHADALEESGPAPSDEPAELENPDPSTLAPARRGYPRWATGLLLMLGLAGVATLHQRQLSRHPWGSRLAEPIPPSVHTLSGALQQNYEQKKAQLRQAFEAGQIPTGEGPRGILEHEVQPGETLWHLTQMYQLDAAAITVSNGIQASTPLRPGQKLLIPSQPGLIYSVKPGDTLEDIANRYRVPQQRIIEATPLDRPEYLRIGQRLLIPGDVGELIRRENEMLARREAEERRRQEEEAQEQARLQAEQQRQAQQMQQERQALLAGGSLVHTVGAGDTIERIAARYGVTQRSIIQANHLRNPHWLRIGQRLTIPAPGTQPAPPAPGRRARSQSQARPAPAAPPPALPPARSSGFIWPVAGQITSGFGYRRGRFHAGVDIPGPVGSPIVAVQEGEVIFAGNAGDGYGNRVDIRHPNGIVTRYAHGHRIYVSKGQYVQQGQVIMSRGNTGRSTGPHLHFEVRPGGGAPVDPRPYLP from the coding sequence TTGACGTTCTCAGATGCCCAGGGGAGGGAGCTGGACATCCATAGCGCTGCCGTGAGCACCCTTTCTCCGCCCAAGGATCCGGCAGGGATCCCGACCGCTCAGGAGCGGGCTGCCGAGGGGGGAGAGCCGGCACTTCTGTCTGCCCCGTCAAGACTCCGGTGGGCTGGCTTAGCCCTTTCTCTCAGCTTAACGGGCCTGGTGTGGCTCCTGAAGCTGGAGGCCGATCCCCACGCCGATGCCCTGGAAGAGTCGGGGCCGGCCCCCTCCGATGAGCCAGCCGAGCTAGAAAATCCAGATCCCTCGACCTTGGCTCCGGCGCGACGGGGCTACCCGAGGTGGGCCACCGGCCTCTTGCTCATGCTGGGCTTGGCGGGGGTGGCCACGCTGCATCAACGCCAGCTTTCTCGTCACCCTTGGGGATCCCGGCTAGCGGAGCCGATTCCGCCCTCGGTGCACACGCTGTCCGGCGCCCTGCAGCAGAACTACGAGCAAAAAAAAGCCCAACTGCGGCAAGCCTTCGAGGCGGGCCAGATCCCGACTGGGGAAGGGCCCCGAGGCATTCTCGAGCATGAGGTGCAGCCGGGGGAAACCCTCTGGCATCTGACCCAGATGTACCAGCTCGATGCCGCCGCCATCACTGTCTCCAACGGCATTCAAGCCAGTACGCCGCTGCGGCCAGGGCAGAAGCTGCTGATCCCCAGCCAGCCGGGATTGATCTACAGCGTCAAGCCGGGAGATACACTGGAAGACATTGCCAACCGCTACCGGGTTCCGCAGCAGCGGATCATCGAGGCAACTCCCCTGGATCGGCCTGAGTATCTGCGCATTGGCCAACGACTGCTCATCCCCGGCGATGTGGGCGAGCTGATCCGGCGCGAGAACGAGATGCTCGCCCGCCGCGAGGCAGAAGAACGCCGCCGCCAGGAAGAGGAAGCCCAGGAACAAGCTCGATTACAGGCCGAGCAGCAACGCCAGGCCCAGCAGATGCAGCAAGAACGACAGGCCCTCTTGGCCGGTGGCTCGCTGGTCCACACGGTGGGAGCTGGCGACACCATCGAGCGGATTGCCGCTCGCTATGGGGTGACGCAGCGGTCGATCATCCAGGCTAACCACTTGCGCAATCCCCACTGGCTACGCATTGGCCAACGCCTGACAATTCCGGCGCCTGGCACGCAGCCCGCCCCGCCGGCCCCCGGGCGACGAGCCCGGAGCCAATCCCAAGCTCGGCCAGCGCCGGCAGCTCCTCCTCCAGCTCTTCCTCCGGCCCGCAGCAGTGGCTTCATCTGGCCGGTTGCGGGGCAAATCACCTCCGGCTTTGGCTACCGTCGCGGTCGCTTCCATGCGGGGGTCGATATTCCCGGCCCGGTGGGATCCCCCATTGTAGCCGTTCAGGAGGGGGAGGTCATTTTTGCCGGCAATGCCGGGGATGGCTACGGCAATCGCGTCGATATTCGCCATCCCAACGGGATCGTTACCCGCTACGCCCACGGTCACCGGATCTATGTGTCCAAGGGCCAGTATGTGCAGCAGGGCCAGGTAATCATGAGCCGGGGCAATACGGGCCGCAGCACAGGGCCACACTTGCACTTTGAAGTCCGCCCCGGCGGGGGCGCGCCTGTGGATCCGCGGCCCTATCTGCCCTAA